One segment of Desulfosudis oleivorans Hxd3 DNA contains the following:
- a CDS encoding site-2 protease family protein yields the protein MFETINRIVIMALPVLFAVGIHEAAHGFAAWKMGDDTAARAGRITLNPLRHIDIVGSIILPLLLVLARAPFVFGYAKPVPINPGLFREYKKGVIVVSLAGICANLVCLAASGILFRLVLAGARAWATAGSPAAMVASQLLLLLWFSVLINAVLAVFNMIPLPPLDGSRVITVFLPVGLQKRVASMERFGIMILLFLFIIKADVVFSVINALITPLVVLALGQDGVALMATGF from the coding sequence ATGTTTGAAACGATCAACCGGATTGTGATCATGGCCCTGCCTGTTCTGTTTGCCGTGGGCATTCACGAGGCGGCCCACGGGTTTGCCGCTTGGAAAATGGGCGACGACACCGCTGCCCGGGCCGGCCGTATCACCTTAAATCCCCTTCGCCACATCGACATTGTGGGGTCCATCATTCTGCCGCTGCTGCTGGTGCTTGCCAGGGCCCCTTTTGTGTTCGGCTATGCCAAGCCGGTACCCATCAACCCGGGCCTGTTCCGGGAATACAAAAAAGGGGTGATCGTGGTCTCCCTGGCCGGCATCTGCGCCAACCTGGTCTGCCTGGCCGCCTCGGGCATCCTGTTCCGCCTGGTGCTGGCCGGTGCCCGGGCCTGGGCCACGGCCGGCTCCCCGGCCGCCATGGTGGCCTCGCAACTCCTGCTGCTGCTCTGGTTTTCCGTGCTGATCAACGCGGTGCTGGCCGTGTTCAACATGATTCCCCTTCCACCCCTGGACGGCAGCCGGGTGATCACCGTGTTCCTGCCGGTTGGCCTTCAAAAACGGGTTGCATCCATGGAACGCTTCGGTATAATGATCCTTCTGTTTTTATTTATTATTAAGGCGGACGTGGTGTTCAGCGTCATCAACGCCCTGATAACCCCGCTGGTCGTCCTGGCCCTGGGCCAGGACGGGGTTGCCCTGATGGCCACGGGATTCTGA
- a CDS encoding CBS domain-containing protein produces the protein MNQTADKDGLTVVSTHINADFDAIASVLAAQKLYPGSIVVLPGSSEKNLRNFFINSMAYLFNMSDIGQIDGPKVSRLVLVDTSQKDRIGKAADLLANPGLEVHVYDHHPAADGDVTADLRVYEATGATVSILAKMLQEQNIPISPDEATVMCLGIYEDTGSFTFTSTTPKDFSAAAFFLEKGASINTIANIVSREMTPEQVGILNNMINNSRTHKINGMDVTLASIYTEEYVPDFAFLVHKMQKMKGINVLFALAQMGNKVYIVGRSKADEVDAGQILNPFGGGGHPFAASASIKHMALPQVEQELLAILRMQVRKTTLAREIMSTPVVAATPDISCRAAGELLTRYNINALLVTEKPEAKGRLLGFITRQVIEKILYHKLEEAPVSEYMNTDLSLAGPDDELADIQRKIIENSQRLLPVVENGAVIGVITRTDLLNTLVYQREAGNQRQPAPTQIQAHPKTRDIKRMMNERLTPPVLDILKNAGNTAAELEYSAYVVGGFVRDLFLSRSTEDVDIVIEGDGIAFAREFAGRMKARVHYYKKFGTAVITFADGSKIDVASARLEYYQFPAALPTVEMSSIKLDLFRRDFTINTLAVCLNPDKFGLLVDFFSAQRDIKEKTIRVLHSLSFVEDPTRIFRAVRFEQRFGFTIGKMTEGLIKNAVKMEFFRRLSGHRVFGELRQILEEDDPVPAIERLAEFNLLVSLHEALKIDKKTVAALHATREVVSWYDLLFVDKPYMKWMVYLMVLMRGMAQQTTEDLCDRLELPPRHREMADAGRREADTFLHWIQRNPGIKNSELYQRLFGFRVEQMLYVMSVTDSDTVKKHISRYILTLQHVAPLIKGKDLNEIGIAPGPLYSEILRKILYARLDEKVRTREDELEFAMRYANDPDGWWKRR, from the coding sequence GTGAACCAGACAGCAGACAAAGACGGCCTCACGGTCGTCTCCACCCACATCAACGCCGACTTTGACGCCATCGCCTCGGTGCTGGCGGCCCAGAAGCTCTACCCCGGCTCCATCGTGGTGCTGCCCGGCTCCAGCGAAAAGAACCTGCGCAACTTCTTCATCAATTCCATGGCCTACCTGTTCAACATGAGCGACATCGGCCAGATCGACGGGCCAAAGGTCTCCCGGCTGGTGCTGGTGGACACCAGCCAGAAGGACCGCATCGGGAAAGCGGCCGACCTGCTGGCCAACCCGGGCCTGGAGGTCCATGTGTACGACCACCACCCGGCCGCCGACGGTGACGTGACCGCCGACCTTCGGGTCTACGAGGCCACCGGGGCAACGGTGTCGATTCTGGCAAAAATGCTTCAGGAGCAAAACATCCCCATCTCACCGGACGAAGCCACGGTGATGTGCCTGGGCATCTATGAGGACACCGGCAGCTTCACCTTTACCTCCACCACGCCCAAGGATTTTAGCGCCGCCGCCTTTTTTCTTGAAAAAGGGGCCAGCATCAACACCATCGCCAACATCGTCTCCCGGGAGATGACCCCGGAGCAGGTGGGCATTCTGAACAACATGATCAACAACTCCCGGACCCACAAGATCAACGGCATGGACGTGACCCTTGCCTCCATCTACACCGAGGAGTATGTGCCGGACTTTGCCTTCCTGGTTCACAAGATGCAGAAGATGAAGGGCATCAACGTTTTGTTCGCCCTGGCCCAGATGGGCAACAAGGTCTATATCGTGGGCCGCTCCAAGGCGGACGAGGTGGATGCCGGCCAGATTCTCAACCCCTTTGGCGGCGGGGGCCACCCCTTTGCCGCTTCGGCCAGCATCAAGCACATGGCCCTGCCCCAGGTGGAGCAGGAGCTGCTGGCCATCCTGCGCATGCAGGTCCGCAAAACCACCCTGGCCAGGGAAATCATGTCCACGCCGGTGGTCGCGGCCACCCCGGACATCTCCTGCCGGGCCGCCGGGGAGCTTTTGACCCGCTACAACATAAACGCCCTGCTGGTCACCGAAAAACCGGAGGCCAAAGGAAGGCTCCTGGGGTTTATCACGCGCCAGGTGATAGAAAAGATCCTCTATCACAAGCTGGAGGAAGCGCCGGTAAGTGAATACATGAACACCGACCTCTCTCTGGCCGGGCCCGACGACGAGCTGGCCGATATTCAGCGCAAGATCATTGAAAACAGCCAGCGCCTGCTGCCCGTGGTGGAAAACGGGGCCGTCATCGGTGTGATCACCCGCACCGACCTGCTCAACACCCTGGTCTACCAGCGGGAGGCGGGCAACCAGCGACAGCCGGCCCCCACCCAGATTCAGGCCCATCCCAAGACCCGGGACATCAAACGGATGATGAACGAGCGGCTGACGCCCCCTGTTCTGGACATTCTCAAAAACGCGGGCAACACCGCCGCGGAGCTGGAATACAGCGCCTACGTGGTGGGCGGATTCGTGCGGGACCTGTTTCTTTCCCGGTCCACCGAGGATGTGGACATCGTGATCGAAGGCGACGGCATCGCCTTTGCCAGGGAGTTTGCCGGCCGAATGAAGGCCCGGGTCCACTACTACAAAAAGTTCGGCACCGCGGTGATCACCTTTGCCGACGGTTCCAAGATCGACGTGGCCTCGGCCCGGCTGGAGTATTACCAGTTTCCCGCGGCCCTGCCCACCGTGGAGATGAGCTCCATCAAGCTGGATCTGTTCCGCCGGGATTTTACCATCAACACCCTGGCCGTTTGCCTGAACCCGGACAAGTTCGGCCTGCTGGTGGACTTTTTCTCGGCCCAGCGGGACATCAAGGAAAAGACCATCCGCGTGCTGCACAGCTTAAGCTTTGTGGAAGACCCCACCCGCATCTTCCGGGCCGTGCGGTTTGAGCAGCGGTTCGGGTTTACCATCGGCAAGATGACTGAAGGGCTGATCAAAAACGCGGTAAAAATGGAGTTCTTCCGGCGCTTAAGCGGCCACCGGGTCTTTGGCGAGCTGCGGCAGATCCTGGAAGAGGATGATCCGGTGCCGGCCATTGAGCGGCTGGCCGAGTTCAATCTGCTGGTCTCCCTGCACGAGGCCCTGAAAATCGACAAGAAGACCGTGGCCGCGCTGCACGCCACCCGGGAGGTGGTATCGTGGTACGACCTGCTGTTCGTGGACAAGCCCTACATGAAGTGGATGGTCTACCTGATGGTCCTGATGCGGGGCATGGCCCAGCAGACCACCGAGGATCTGTGCGACCGGCTGGAGCTGCCGCCCCGCCACCGGGAGATGGCCGACGCCGGCCGGCGCGAGGCAGACACCTTTCTCCACTGGATTCAGCGCAATCCGGGGATCAAAAACAGCGAGCTCTACCAGCGGCTGTTCGGCTTCAGGGTGGAGCAGATGCTGTATGTCATGTCCGTGACCGACAGCGACACCGTGAAAAAACACATCTCCCGCTACATCCTGACCCTGCAGCACGTTGCGCCCCTGATCAAGGGCAAGGACTTAAACGAGATCGGCATCGCCCCGGGCCCGCTCTACAGCGAAATTTTAAGAAAGATCCTCTACGCCCGGCTGGATGAAAAGGTCCGCACCCGGGAGGACGAGCTGGAATTTGCCATGCGCTACGCAAATGACCCCGACGGCTGGTGGAAACGCAGGTAG
- a CDS encoding segregation and condensation protein A: protein MIETVSEKRRAMRQDDTYKVKTDIFEGPMDLLVHLIKKNEVSIYDIPIADITRQFLEYIEWLKLMNIDVAGDFLYMAAILTNIKSRTLLPSHNGPDDDEDPRMEITRALEEYMQIKNAAETLSSRDILNEDTFVRASDRKALTAEADDGMIVVGLFELIDAFQNILDRLPSSTTLSLSAEVISIKERISQIVDILEKNRSVTFDQLFEENYTKSDIVVTFLALLEMVKLSIVAVRQHTHNGVIRLFYQ, encoded by the coding sequence GTGATCGAAACGGTTTCGGAAAAAAGGCGGGCCATGCGGCAGGACGATACCTACAAGGTCAAGACCGACATCTTTGAAGGCCCCATGGACCTGCTGGTGCACCTCATCAAGAAAAACGAGGTGAGCATCTACGACATTCCCATTGCCGACATCACCCGCCAGTTTCTGGAATACATCGAGTGGCTGAAGCTGATGAACATCGACGTGGCCGGCGATTTTCTCTACATGGCGGCCATTCTCACCAACATCAAGTCCCGCACCCTGCTCCCCTCCCACAACGGGCCGGACGATGACGAAGACCCGCGCATGGAGATCACCCGTGCCCTTGAAGAGTACATGCAGATCAAGAACGCGGCCGAAACCTTGAGCAGCCGGGACATTCTCAATGAAGACACATTTGTGCGGGCCTCGGACCGAAAGGCCCTGACCGCCGAGGCCGACGACGGCATGATCGTGGTGGGGCTGTTTGAACTGATCGACGCGTTTCAGAACATCCTGGACCGGCTGCCGTCCTCCACCACCCTCTCCCTGTCCGCCGAAGTCATCTCCATCAAGGAGCGCATCTCCCAGATCGTGGACATTCTCGAAAAGAACCGGTCGGTCACCTTTGACCAGCTGTTTGAGGAAAACTATACCAAAAGCGATATCGTGGTCACCTTTCTGGCCCTGCTGGAAATGGTGAAACTGAGCATTGTCGCTGTGCGGCAGCATACGCACAACGGCGTGATAAGGCTGTTTTACCAATGA
- a CDS encoding radical SAM protein codes for MTPRLPHEKKTVSFSREAVNVFFHILTRCNLRCAHCYINPDQHGADTLPLETICRWLEAFSPATRKANLIFLGGEPTLHPDLALAAAHARKIGYDSVTIDTNGYLFNDILDKTTPDTIDYISFSLDGATPETNDAIRGKGSYEACLAGIQKANARGFATSLIYTVSTANLHELAAMPDLAGRLGISRMFIQVLGIRGKSAGDKAAQDMGQVSREQWRENVPAAAMAGADHGIIVTYPKVFLGEDEVFECAGRVADNYFIFPNGRVYRCPLCEDFPLHSLAFENNRLVATPRVNEADLFELDIAEGCVMNRLVQPGNLSWRPDGRPKYRIACCMLKEEVRPGKPDRTSI; via the coding sequence ATGACGCCCCGATTGCCGCACGAAAAAAAGACCGTCTCCTTTTCCAGGGAGGCGGTCAATGTCTTTTTTCACATTCTCACCCGGTGCAACCTCCGCTGCGCCCACTGTTACATCAACCCGGATCAGCACGGCGCCGACACCCTGCCCCTGGAGACCATTTGCCGCTGGCTGGAGGCGTTTTCCCCGGCCACCCGCAAGGCCAATCTCATTTTCCTGGGCGGAGAGCCCACCCTGCACCCGGACCTGGCCCTCGCCGCGGCCCATGCCCGGAAAATCGGCTATGATTCGGTCACCATCGACACCAACGGCTACCTGTTTAACGATATACTTGATAAAACCACCCCCGACACCATCGACTACATCAGCTTTTCCTTAGACGGGGCCACGCCGGAAACCAACGACGCCATTCGGGGAAAAGGCAGCTACGAAGCCTGCCTGGCCGGTATTCAAAAGGCCAATGCCAGGGGGTTTGCCACCAGCCTGATCTACACGGTCAGCACGGCCAACCTGCACGAGCTTGCCGCCATGCCCGATCTGGCGGGCCGGCTGGGCATTTCCAGAATGTTTATCCAGGTGCTGGGCATTCGCGGCAAATCAGCCGGAGACAAGGCCGCTCAGGACATGGGCCAGGTATCACGGGAACAATGGCGGGAAAATGTACCGGCGGCGGCCATGGCCGGTGCCGATCACGGCATCATTGTCACCTACCCGAAAGTGTTTTTAGGCGAGGATGAAGTGTTTGAATGCGCGGGCCGGGTGGCGGACAACTATTTTATTTTCCCCAACGGCCGGGTCTACCGGTGCCCCCTGTGCGAGGACTTTCCCCTGCACAGCCTGGCCTTTGAAAACAACCGGCTGGTGGCCACCCCGCGCGTCAACGAGGCCGACCTGTTTGAGCTGGACATTGCCGAGGGGTGCGTGATGAACCGGCTGGTGCAGCCGGGCAACCTTTCCTGGCGGCCCGACGGCCGGCCCAAATACCGCATCGCCTGCTGCATGTTAAAAGAAGAGGTGCGGCCCGGCAAGCCGGACCGCACCTCTATCTGA
- a CDS encoding SDR family NAD(P)-dependent oxidoreductase translates to MPGIRELKDKVVVITGAGSGIGRAAAHAFAKEGACVVITDIHAERLAAVEDELVRMGARASSRVVDVADKAQLEDLCRFVIDTHGRVDVLHANAGIGYGGPLEVFPMADFEKVMAVNFWHVVYSVGFFLPHMIKQHFGHIVVTASAASYFGLPGLGAYTASKFAVAGYLELLRAELRRHNIGVTTICPGFINTNIVKDGKSTLLPGAKADQEKMAAFYKRFGWPPERVAKAVLKGVRKNKALVPVGPEAWAQWYLKRLSPGLYNLILRIGAKLSL, encoded by the coding sequence ATGCCCGGTATTCGTGAACTGAAAGACAAGGTCGTGGTGATTACCGGCGCGGGGTCCGGCATCGGCCGGGCTGCAGCCCATGCCTTTGCAAAAGAGGGGGCCTGCGTGGTGATCACCGATATTCACGCTGAAAGGCTGGCAGCGGTTGAAGACGAACTTGTGCGAATGGGGGCACGGGCCTCTTCCAGAGTGGTGGACGTGGCCGACAAGGCTCAACTGGAAGATCTGTGCCGGTTTGTCATCGATACCCATGGCCGGGTGGATGTGCTGCACGCCAACGCGGGCATCGGCTACGGCGGTCCCCTGGAAGTTTTCCCCATGGCGGACTTTGAAAAGGTGATGGCCGTCAACTTCTGGCACGTGGTTTACAGTGTCGGCTTTTTCCTGCCCCACATGATCAAACAGCATTTCGGCCATATCGTGGTCACGGCCAGCGCGGCCAGCTATTTCGGCCTGCCCGGCCTGGGGGCCTACACCGCCTCCAAGTTCGCCGTGGCCGGCTACCTGGAACTGCTGCGGGCTGAGCTGCGCCGCCACAACATCGGCGTCACCACCATCTGCCCCGGTTTTATCAACACCAACATCGTGAAAGACGGCAAATCCACCCTGCTGCCCGGCGCCAAGGCCGACCAGGAAAAGATGGCCGCTTTTTACAAACGGTTCGGCTGGCCCCCGGAACGGGTGGCAAAGGCGGTGCTTAAAGGTGTTCGAAAGAACAAGGCCCTGGTGCCGGTGGGGCCGGAAGCATGGGCCCAGTGGTATTTAAAGCGCCTCTCCCCGGGCCTCTACAACCTGATCCTGCGCATTGGGGCAAAGCTGTCACTGTAG
- a CDS encoding toxin, with amino-acid sequence MQYFNWSLEKNEQLKASRGLSFEQIVFMIESGHLLGIEEHPKRAGQKIYIVEIDGYAVVVPYVEKGDEIFLKTAFPSRKYARRYGLKEDE; translated from the coding sequence ATGCAATATTTCAACTGGAGCCTTGAAAAAAACGAACAACTGAAGGCCAGCCGGGGCCTGTCGTTTGAACAGATTGTCTTTATGATTGAATCCGGCCATCTTCTTGGCATTGAAGAACACCCGAAACGGGCCGGCCAGAAAATTTATATTGTGGAGATAGACGGCTATGCCGTGGTTGTGCCTTATGTGGAAAAGGGCGATGAGATATTTCTTAAAACCGCCTTTCCAAGCCGGAAATACGCAAGGCGATACGGTCTGAAGGAGGATGAATGA
- a CDS encoding type II toxin-antitoxin system HicB family antitoxin has translation MAQKNDKYTYRVTWSEDDNEYVGICAEFPSLSWLDNTPEKALKGIRRLVAEVVSDMSGNHEPVPEPIAGKNYSGKFMVRIPPEVHRKLAIQAAESGVSLNRIASSKLSQ, from the coding sequence ATGGCACAAAAAAATGATAAATATACATACCGAGTTACATGGTCTGAAGACGATAATGAGTATGTTGGTATTTGTGCTGAATTTCCAAGTTTAAGTTGGCTGGACAATACACCTGAAAAGGCGCTGAAAGGAATTCGACGATTGGTTGCCGAAGTTGTGTCGGATATGAGCGGGAATCATGAACCTGTTCCTGAACCAATTGCAGGCAAAAATTACAGTGGTAAATTTATGGTCAGGATTCCGCCCGAAGTCCATCGGAAGCTTGCCATTCAGGCCGCCGAATCAGGCGTTAGCCTTAATCGAATCGCCAGTTCTAAGTTAAGCCAATAA
- the trpS gene encoding tryptophan--tRNA ligase: protein MSGKKRILSGMRPTGPLHLGNLHGALNQWVALQDEYECFYFVADWHALTSNYEDPVGLDEFTLEMAADWLSAGLSPEKSTLFVQSHVKEHAELFLILSMITPLSWLERNPTYKDQMAQLVGKDVSTFGFLGYPVLQAADIIMYLADAVPVGEDQIPHVEITREIARRFNHLYGPVFREPQVLLTKATARILGIDRRKMSKSYDNAIYLGDPPETIAERTSRMITDPQRARKSDPGDPGVCNVFEFHKLYTDPEKVKEIDAGCRSAALGCVECKKNLAVSLAEGLAPIREKRAHYMERPDQVKQILADGTQKARAVARQTMEAVRAGVRL from the coding sequence ATGAGCGGAAAAAAACGAATATTAAGCGGCATGCGGCCCACGGGCCCGCTGCATCTGGGCAACCTGCACGGCGCCTTGAACCAGTGGGTGGCCCTGCAGGACGAGTACGAATGTTTCTATTTTGTGGCCGACTGGCACGCGTTGACCAGCAACTACGAAGACCCGGTGGGGCTTGACGAATTTACCCTGGAGATGGCCGCGGACTGGCTTTCCGCCGGCCTGTCGCCGGAAAAGAGCACCCTGTTTGTCCAGTCCCATGTCAAGGAGCATGCCGAGCTGTTTCTGATTCTTTCCATGATCACGCCCCTGTCCTGGCTGGAGCGCAACCCCACTTATAAGGATCAGATGGCCCAGTTGGTGGGAAAAGATGTCTCCACTTTCGGATTTCTGGGCTATCCGGTGTTGCAGGCCGCGGACATCATCATGTACCTGGCCGACGCGGTGCCGGTGGGGGAAGACCAAATTCCCCACGTGGAGATCACCCGGGAGATCGCCCGGCGGTTCAACCACCTGTACGGCCCGGTGTTCCGGGAGCCCCAGGTCCTGCTGACAAAGGCCACGGCCCGCATCCTGGGCATTGACCGCCGCAAGATGAGCAAGAGCTACGACAACGCCATCTACCTGGGCGACCCGCCGGAAACCATTGCCGAGCGCACCAGTCGCATGATCACCGACCCCCAGCGGGCCAGAAAAAGCGACCCCGGCGACCCCGGCGTGTGCAACGTGTTCGAGTTTCACAAGCTTTACACCGACCCCGAAAAGGTCAAAGAGATTGATGCCGGGTGCCGGTCAGCGGCCCTGGGATGCGTGGAATGCAAAAAGAACCTGGCCGTTTCCCTGGCCGAGGGGCTTGCCCCCATCCGCGAAAAGCGGGCCCATTACATGGAGCGGCCCGACCAGGTGAAACAGATTCTGGCCGACGGCACCCAAAAAGCCCGGGCCGTGGCCCGGCAGACCATGGAAGCGGTGCGGGCCGGGGTACGGCTGTGA
- a CDS encoding antitoxin, which translates to MTKKDKKIFDPVDKEEKDLMESIEQEAWRPVKNLNREKEKALAAARNTLKKDKRINLRLSQKDYQQIQLKAIEEGIPYQTFISSIIHKYLNGSLTPKA; encoded by the coding sequence ATGACAAAAAAAGACAAAAAAATATTTGATCCGGTTGATAAAGAAGAAAAAGATCTGATGGAGTCGATTGAGCAGGAGGCGTGGCGGCCTGTTAAAAACCTGAACCGGGAAAAGGAAAAAGCCCTGGCCGCGGCCCGGAACACTCTTAAAAAAGACAAGCGGATTAATCTGCGGCTGAGCCAGAAGGACTATCAGCAAATCCAGCTTAAGGCCATTGAAGAGGGGATTCCCTACCAGACTTTTATCTCCAGCATCATTCACAAGTATTTAAACGGCTCCCTGACCCCGAAGGCATAA
- a CDS encoding cyclic nucleotide-binding domain-containing protein, with translation MLESKYLKDNIQNIQKLMSIPALKHFETRNLAKILRLSKIREYDDGEVIIKEGDVDPWLYFLLTGRVIIKKRGIEITQINSIGEIFGEMRIIDDEGRSADVYADGHTICLAVNTSAHKHYPSGTSTDKEETLDFILLLYRIFAEYMSARLRLTNTELIKAKMEAGKLRKKLQGK, from the coding sequence ATGCTGGAATCCAAATACCTGAAAGACAACATTCAGAACATTCAGAAGTTGATGAGCATCCCTGCGTTGAAACACTTTGAAACACGCAACCTGGCCAAAATCCTGCGGCTGAGCAAAATTCGGGAGTATGACGACGGCGAGGTAATCATCAAGGAAGGGGACGTGGATCCCTGGCTCTACTTCCTGCTGACCGGCAGGGTGATCATCAAAAAACGGGGTATCGAAATCACCCAGATCAATTCTATCGGCGAGATCTTCGGCGAGATGCGAATCATCGACGATGAGGGCCGGTCCGCCGATGTCTATGCCGACGGCCACACGATCTGCCTGGCGGTAAACACCTCGGCCCACAAGCATTACCCGTCCGGCACCAGCACCGACAAGGAAGAGACCTTAGACTTTATCCTGCTGCTTTACCGGATCTTCGCCGAGTACATGAGCGCCCGGCTGCGGCTCACCAACACTGAACTGATCAAGGCCAAGATGGAGGCGGGCAAGCTTCGAAAGAAGCTTCAGGGAAAATAG
- the scpB gene encoding SMC-Scp complex subunit ScpB — MNPTELKNIIESLLFVTDTPLSPSAVKKVVTDSDIGEIRQALAELKAEYEARQGGFVLSEVADGYQFRTRSAYKEWIKRMFKPPPTRLGKAALETLAIIAYHQPVIRADVEKIRGVDSGAILRTLLERKLIRILGKKEIPGRPLIYATTQRFLEVFNLRSLRDMPTLKEIQDFARSDDDEMDPPLVETDVAEFEEPTPDSTNNEMTESDTPTDEAPADETSADEAPSPDDTLSDAPTEEDTPADYGSAAPDREAGTPESADEAEEAAQMPAAAPEDGKNEPPDSTPTGEKENSDFENDA; from the coding sequence ATGAACCCAACGGAACTGAAAAACATCATTGAAAGTCTGCTGTTCGTCACCGACACGCCGCTGAGCCCATCGGCCGTCAAGAAGGTGGTCACGGACAGCGACATTGGTGAAATTCGCCAGGCCCTGGCCGAGTTGAAGGCGGAGTATGAGGCCCGGCAGGGCGGCTTTGTCCTGAGCGAGGTGGCCGATGGCTACCAGTTTCGCACCCGGAGCGCCTACAAAGAGTGGATCAAACGCATGTTCAAACCGCCGCCCACCCGGCTGGGCAAGGCGGCCCTGGAAACCCTGGCCATCATTGCCTATCACCAGCCGGTGATCCGGGCCGACGTGGAAAAAATCCGGGGCGTGGACTCCGGCGCCATCCTGCGCACCCTGCTGGAGCGCAAGCTGATCCGCATCCTGGGAAAAAAGGAGATCCCCGGCCGGCCCCTGATATATGCCACCACCCAGCGGTTTTTAGAGGTGTTCAACCTGCGCAGCCTGCGGGACATGCCCACCCTCAAGGAGATTCAGGACTTTGCCCGAAGCGACGATGACGAAATGGATCCCCCCCTGGTGGAGACCGACGTTGCCGAATTCGAGGAACCGACGCCGGACAGCACAAACAATGAAATGACGGAAAGCGATACACCGACCGACGAGGCCCCGGCTGACGAGACTTCGGCGGACGAGGCCCCATCACCGGACGATACCCTGTCAGACGCCCCAACGGAGGAAGACACACCCGCGGATTACGGGTCAGCGGCCCCGGACCGGGAAGCCGGCACCCCGGAATCGGCGGACGAGGCGGAGGAAGCGGCCCAAATGCCGGCAGCAGCCCCTGAAGACGGTAAAAACGAACCGCCGGATTCGACGCCTACCGGGGAAAAAGAAAACAGCGATTTTGAAAATGATGCTTGA